A window from Podospora bellae-mahoneyi strain CBS 112042 chromosome 1 map unlocalized CBS112042p_1, whole genome shotgun sequence encodes these proteins:
- a CDS encoding uncharacterized protein (EggNog:ENOG503NXJJ; COG:Q) produces the protein MSCPFHVEGAAKPPGSSHSARSESTPKPTTSALEEIGEGEPIPQPPERWLTGNLGEINPEFSMGSLWRLADVYGPIFTLNLVKRKIVVLSSHALINEVCDEKRFEKKVAGAQEAIRVFVKNGLFTSYNEEEEWGIAHRTLLPAFGPLHVRTMFPKMTDILSQMILRWDRFGPDYRISTHDDFTRLAFDVIGLCAFNYRFNAFYSEELIPFAKQLGDVLIETGKRTSRPEIQNTLAFLSKRQMMENIHSMWKVCDDIVAERKANPRPDVDDTLNVMLNAKDPVTGKGFTDENIRYQMATFLVAGHDTSAGTMMFLFYNLLKHPEALQKCYAEVDAVLGDRELQLEDIPKLKYIDAAMKEALRFCGPIPAFMRQAKETTIIGGKYKVTPNESLVFNLKGLHNDPAVWGSDAAEFRPERFLNGGWERLPPNSWKPFGTGVRSCIGRYLAEQEVLITMAMVLQRFVIEMADPDYELKIKSTLTIKPDEFYIKARRRPGKDHLINFSAGAAPAPAPSSKTANGASANSNLKPFSVFYGGNSGTCKSFAEDLETNAANHGLSVPAKVQSLDDAVENLPKDHPLVIITSSYEGLPPDNARNFVAWLETRAKDPSNSELLKGVSYAVFGAGNKDWASTYHRIPKLVDELLEKLGAARLVPTGFVDVSQDIVGPLEEWKLTLFPALREAVGVTAAVKTEELRVEITQPTAPSKLAGEQLSQGLVLVNKVLAKKGLGPEKRQIDILLPPGVQYRSGDYLAIQPFNPRDSIRRVLSRFGLHPDDLVTVSGTTKEHLKSESGGPISVFELIGTRVELANPASQRQVAHLASLSSGLEADKLRVLASDEEYPTSVLAKRFSVLDLLEDFPSCKLSFASYLDMLSPLSPRQYSISSSPLAQKPLPDQGSGWSSEEGVDLEKASLTATLTYDVYNSPLMSHPETKSFNGVSSSYLASLQPGSRLRCFVRKTNASFRLPSDPATPVVMVAAGTGVAPMRAFLQERAAVAGARGGYHKSGLGPAVLYYGCRDSEEDYLYKEELGQWEKEGVVRVRAAFSRRAGEGGRTGHVDELIWEDREELKGLIKQGAKILVCGSAGRLGRSTAEVCLRIYEDEFPARGREGAEEWLGKMKEERYVSDVFG, from the exons ATGTCTTGTCCCTTCCACGTTGAAGGGGCTGCCAAGCCACCGGGTTCATCACATTCAGCACGTTCAGAGTCAACACCCaagccaacaacatcagcgCTGGAAGAGATCGGAGAAGGAGAGCCAATCCCTCAACCACCCGAGAGATGGCTTACCGGCAACCTGGGAGAGATCAACCCCGAGTTCTCTATGGGATCCCTATGGAGACTTGCAGATGTCTACGGTCCCATCTTCACActcaacctcgtcaagaGAAAGATTGTCGTCCTGTCCAGCCATGCTCTGATAAACGAGGTGTGCGACGAGAAGCGATTCGAGAAGAAAGTTGCTGGTGCCCAGGAGGCCATCAGGGTGTTTGTCAAAAACGGTCTATTCACATCATATAACGAGGAAGAA GAATGGGGAATCGCCCACAGAACTCTCCTACCGGCCTTTGGCCCGCTACATGTCCGCACCATGTTCCCCAAGATGACGGATATCCTCTCTCAAATGATCCTCCGCTGGGATCGCTTCGGCCCAGACTACCGCATCTCAACCCATGACGATTTCACTCGTCTGGCCTTTGACGTTATCGGTCTCTGTGCCTTCAACTATCGCTTCAATGCCTTTTACTCCGAGGAGCTAATCCCGTTCGCCAAGCAGCTGGGTGATGTTCTTATCGAGACTGGCAAGCGGACCAGTCGTCCCGAGATCCAGAACACTCTAGCCTTCCTCAGCAAGAGGCAGATGATGGAGAATATCCATTCCATGTGGAAGGTCTGCGACGATATTGTCGCAGAGCGCAAGGCCAATCCCCGCCCCGATGTCGACGACACTCTCAATGTCATGCTCAACGCCAAAGACCCTGTCACTGGAAAGGGGTTCACCGATGAGAATATCCGATATCAGATGGCTACCTTCCTGGTAGCAGGACACGACACTTCGGCTGGTACCATGATGTTTTTGTTCTACAACCTTCTCAAGCATCCCGAGGCCCTGCAGAAGTGCTATGCCGAGGTCGATGCTGTGCTCGGAGACAGGGAGCTGCAGTTGGAGGACATTCCCAAACTCAAGTACATTGATGCTGCCATGAAGGAGGCTCTTCGTTTCTGTGGTCCTATTCCGGCTTTCATGAGACAGGCGAAGGAGACCACCATCATTGGCGGCAAGTACAAGGTCACTCCCAACGAGAGTCTGGTGTTCAATCTCAAGGGTCTTCACAACGACCCTGCTGTTTGGGGCTCTGACGCTGCCGAGTTCAGGCCAGAAAGGTTCCTCAATGGTGGTTGGGAAAGGCTGCCACCCAACTCTTGGAAGCCTTTCGGGACTGGTGTTCGCTCGTGTATTGGTCGGTATTTGGCTGAGCAGGAGGTTCTTATCACCATGGCTATGGTGTTGCAGCGGTTCGTGATTGAGATGGCTGATCCTGATTATGAGCTCA AGATCAAGTCTACACTTACCATCAAGCCTGATGAGTTCTACATCAAGGCTCGCAGACGCCCTGGAAAGGaccacctcatcaacttCAGCGCTGGTGCCGCTCCTGCCCCAGCACCTTCTAGCAAGACAGCCAACGGAGCTTCTGCCAACTCCAATTTGAAGCCGTTTTCCGTCTTTTATGGTGGCAACTCGGGAACTTGCAAGTCTTTTGCCGAGGATCTCGAGACCAACGCGGCGAACCACGGCCTGTCCGTTCCAGCTAAGGTGCAGAGCCTGGATGATGCCGTGGAAAACCTGCCAAAGGATCAccccctcgtcatcatcacctcctcttACGAAGGCCTCCCCCCCGACAACGCCCGCAACTTTGTCGCCTGGCTCGAGACCCGTGCCAAGGACCCTAGCAACAGTGAGCTTCTCAAGGGCGTCTCATACGCCGTCTTTGGCGCTGGCAATAAAGACTGGGCCTCGACCTACCACCGCATCCCAAAATTggttgatgagctcctcgagAAACTCGGCGCCGCACGTCTCGTCCCTACCGGTTTCGTCGACGTCAGCCAGGATATTGTCGGTCCCCTTGAAGAGTGGAAACTGaccctcttcccagcccTCCGCGAAGCAGTCGGTGTGACGGCAGCCGTCAAGACGGAGGAGCTCCGAGTGGAAatcacccaacccaccgCGCCGTCCAAGCTAGCAGGCGAGCAGTTATCTCAAGGTCTCGTCTTGGTCAACAAAGTCCTCGCCAAGAAAGGCCTCGGTCCGGAAAAACGCCAAATCGACATTCTGCTCCCTCCTGGTGTGCAATACCGCAGCGGGGATTACTTGGCCATCCAACCCTTTAACCCCCGGGACTCGATCCGCCGCGTGCTCAGCCGCTTCGGCCTCCACCCCGACGATCTCGTCACCGTCTCGGGGACCACCAAAGAACACCTCAAGTCTGAGTCTGGGGGGCCAATTTCGGTGTTTGAACTCATCGGCACAAGAGTCGAACTCGCCAACCCTGCTTCCCAGCGCCAGGTGGCTCACTTGGCTTCTCTCTCGTCCGGTCTGGAGGCAGATAAACTTCGTGTTTTGGCCTCGGATGAGGAGTACCCTACCTCTGTGCTGGCAAAGAGGTTTTCTGTCTTGGACCTGCTGGAGGATTTTCCCTCTTGCAAGCTGAGCTTTGCTTCGTATCTTGACATGCTGAGTCCGCTGTCTCCTAGGCAGTATAGCATTTCCAGTTCCCCGCTCGCGCAGAAACCGCTGCCTGATCAGGGGTCTGGGTGGTCgagcgaggagggggttgatctggagaaggcgagCTTGACGGCTACGTTGACGTATGATGTGTACAACTCCCCTTTGATGTCACATCCTGAGACGAAGTCCTTCAACGGCGTCAGTTCTTCCTACCTCGCCTCGTTACAGCCCGGCTCGAGACTGCGGTGTTTTGTGAGAAAGACGAATGCGTCGTTTCGGCTACCGAGTGACCCGGCtacgccggtggtgatggttgctgctgggacGGGGGTTGCGCCGATGAGGGCTTTTCTGCAGGAGcgggctgctgttgcgggtGCTAGGGGGGGTTATCACAAGTCAGGTCTTGGTCCTGCTGTGCTGTACTATGGGTGTAGGGATTCTGAGGAGGATTACCTATACAAAGAGGAGTTGGGTCaatgggagaaggagggggttgttagAGTACGGGCGGCCTTTTCGAGGAGGGCgggcgagggagggaggacggGGCATGTGGATGAGCTGATTTGGGAGGAtagggaggagttgaaggggttgatTAAGCAGGGGGCCAAGATACTTGTTTGTGGGAGcgcggggaggttggggaggagcaCGGCGGAGGTTTGTTTGAGGATTTATGAGGATGAGTTTCCTGctagggggagggagggggcggaggagtgGCTTgggaagatgaaggaggagaggtatGTTAGTGATGTTTTTGGTTGA
- the ARR3 gene encoding arsenicals resistance (COG:P; EggNog:ENOG503NUWB) codes for MPTTNPNPAPYQPPDITEKPTTTTTTITSNDPEKQTLPPPLPPCAEPKSTFQALSFLDRFLALWIFLAMLIGVLLGNFVPNTGPALHRGTFFDVSVPIAVGLLVMMYPILCKVKYESLHKVFQEREVWVQLAFSIVVNWVVAPLFMLALSWAFLPDEEGLRQGLILVGVARCIAMVLIWNNLAKGSSDYCAILVAVNSLLQIVLFAPLSLLFIRVFDPNSTTAISISYSTVATSVGIFLGIPLAAAIMTRFALLFLTSPDFYNKKFIPVISPLSLIGLLYTILVLFASQGKQVVHQIVSVVRVSAPLIVYFTVIFFATLFACRRLGYRYEFGVTQSFTAASNNFELAIAVAVAAFGAESDQALAATVGPLIEVPVLLGLVYGVRWVVKRRGWE; via the exons ATGCCCACCAcaaaccctaacccagctCCCTATCAACCCCCCGACATCACCGaaaagcccaccaccaccaccaccaccatcaccagcaatgACCCCGAGAAGcaaacccttcctccccccctcccaccatgCGCCGAACCAAAATCCACCTTCCAAGCCCTATCCTTCCTCGACCGCTTCCTAGCCCTCTGGATCTTCCTCGCCATGCTCATCGGCGTCCTCCTCGGTAACTTTGTCCCCAACACCGGCCCCGCCCTCCATCGCGGCACTTTTTTCGACGTTTCCGTCCCAATAGCAGTCGGACTCCTGGTAATGATGTACCCCATCCTCTGCAAAGTCAAGTACGAGTCCCTGCACAAAGTCTTTCAAGAAAGAGAAGTCTGGGTGCAACTTGCCTTCAGCATTGTGGTGAACTGGGTGGTAGCACCGCTGTTCATGCTCGCCTTGTCGTGGGCGTTCTTGCCGGATGAGGAAGGGTTAAGGCAGGGGTTGATTCTGGTTGGTGTAGCGAGGTGTATTGCTATGGTTTTGATCTGGAATAATCTT GCCAAGGGCAGCAGCGACTACTGCGCCATCCTCGTGGCGGTCAACTCCCTCCTTCAGATCGTCCTTTTCGCACcgctgtcgttgttgttcATACGAGTCTTTgaccccaacagcaccaccgccatcagcATCTCCTACTCCACCGTCGCGACCTCTGTCGGCatcttcctcggcatccccCTCGCTGCCGCGATCATGACCCGCTTTGCCCTCCTCTTTCTCACCTCCCCGGACTTTTACAACAAGAAGTTTATTCCAgtcatctcccccctctccctcatcggcTTGTTGTACACCATCCTCGTGCTCTTCGCGTCTCAGGGAAAGCAGGTGGTCCACCAGATTGTCTCCGTCGTGAGGGTGTCCGCGCCGTTGATTGTTTATTTCACCGTAATTTTCTTTGCTACCTTGTTCGCGTGCAGGAGGTTGGGGTATAGATACGAGTTTGGTGTTACCCAGAGTTTTACCGCGGCGAGCAACAACTTTGAGCTGGCGATTGCCGTTGCGGTGGCGGCGTTTGGGGCGGAGAGTGATCAGGCTCTTGCGGCGACGGTTGGGCCGTTGATTGAGGTGCCGGttttgttggggttggtttATGGGGTTAGGTGGGTGGTTAAGAgacgggggtgggagtga
- a CDS encoding uncharacterized protein (EggNog:ENOG503Q4NB; COG:S), which translates to MVGPTLTMTAPAVDTSTPLPFHRSQRSQGSQHSHSTPPPPARSSSKEQTPLKLARPDVTSRPPANTNKELPSLPMPDPSFDIPSFDFEFSPEFKRSFSFCSDKIEALSIHPVKPTATVVTAPETRLLPIASTEARAEPTKQPIPPRTSSKTIDTTTYHRNSTSTAPTVAAAPRAEKHGRSRSKSMIDRPLSWLPSSKSTPNVPATHELSQRVTKNNVTVSTDNLVEDGQLERSRTVESFADFAKKSWMTKSRSPSPPTTPERLRHETREPSTERKKSPIKSRLTLRTRARSDCDSSQDPSAEPQSSSSSNNSTSRVFSRASVYLTRIKQKPQSVFSRTSSPLSLPAPSSVKSSESSDSDSASAATAAHSVKPVPAKTTLAPSNLPRSAALATNNAFAHVEAAPSRSSSHRTSSLESDLDTETTATTSASSEIASQGTADTNITMPHPTSRDPLWGTFRTLDGEFARFAARPTTSTRMDVVRGVLMPFLKSTSHHPSNSSRSVLSSEDFDRRATVLNKWWNGLLSMLDAGHSRLLAGGYGLAPGIAALGVQFPVLQPVAGVDRPTLLEAATMIMMRPEWRTCTSQFQPLAERSPEEKVRARSNTSSTVGSDVDSLLTEPAEHNVRTMFVNNLTTQMALVVEKMSLRHAPLSLVNWCGKACAYAFFFVPGVADVLVRLWGLNADILRRVADEFGLPRRSKGESEDIVALYPEHLHKLGWSSVKTLGDKLRLAAKLPLMPAKIPWHGPWVSRWRGGETDLFFIFCKYFHVLSEQFVFEGLPLVEKARSPAFVLVHAQILSVLDSTIHRQASIDAMLGPPISDSIHGADATLTGISVPSNVLKGMDENRLIVLLKDVLSKGSVGVNHEIKHTFAEAFAAISKAAAKRTPRFDQASCFMLCDFLEEMLVTLDTFQNTVNGSPAGSPAEEIGQPRYLEFGSTAPFVNYIDWPFWLEVGKMMAESNNTMSEIRVLSFLYSVWDAITSDPARKEAVCTEWLLTEEFFAKFFNHWCPMVRAYYMRLLCWRICRDSGSASEVNSKIFLTVSQRLKTLWAHYLWLKADADMRGKVQPSTAPAHPTPGKRFLIIRTEVQPPQPSMKLGFDSFSSSFPGSDQLVDYAGTFGINGGDTVGGIKDDGDVSSFKKRLSMLGKVLPFSSQNGRAVDPKRAWDEELEQARRETAAARMGPRQGPPPPPKRPGHHATLSTDSISTTGSAPVYEATTYVFRFALTWQTGPGGQPMPLGPTRDRILTRPRLPAPAQARVSARSAAINDVGNFQNGSLVYHSDSPPPVSPGLPPDTRRVSGALQTGLISEARNARPLSIVEDTPRKSMESSKRRYSLSINVTAVSSDSEDERYNRPSPLRHMSFDGYERGPSVDMIRMARPPAPAIRAEKPLGPYASGAVYTGRALAEWAIVINECNSFVDRRRDEGVLGLAEVEIPILGVDGLGMRQRG; encoded by the exons ATGGTTGGTCCGACACTGACCATGACGGCGCCCGCTGTGGACACCAGCACGCCATTGCCTTTTCACCGCTCACAGCGCTCACAAGGTTCACAACACTCAcattcaacaccaccaccacctgctaGGAGTAGCAGCAAAGAACAAACCCCGCTCAAGCTCGCCAGGCCCGATGTTACCTCGCGCCCGCctgccaacaccaacaaggaACTTCCGAGCCTGCCCATGCCCGATCCCTCGTTTGACATTCCCTCGTTCGATTTTGAATTTTCACCCGAGTTCAAAAGATCCTTCAGTTTCTGCAGCGACAAGATCGAAGCGTTGTCCATCCACCCTGTGAAGCCCACCGCCACTGTCGTTACCGCTCCCGAGACGAGGCTATTGCCCATCGCATCCACTGAAGCTCGCGCCGAACCCACCAAGCAGCCAATACCACCCCGAACCTCGTCCAAAACaatcgacaccaccacctatcACCGtaacagcaccagcaccgcgCCCAccgtggctgctgctccgcGTGCCGAGAAGCACGGCCGTAGCCGGAGCAAATCAATGATTGACCGGCCGCTGTCGTGGCTGCCGAGCTCAAAGTCGACCCCCAACGTGCCGGCAACCCATGAGCTGTCCCAACGGGTGACCAAGAACAATGTGACTGTGTCGACCGACAATCTGGTGGAGGACGGCCAGCTTGAAAGGTCGAGGACGGTCGAGTCCTTTGCCGATTTTGCGAAAAAGTCTTGGATGACAAAGTCACGATCACCTTCACCGCCAACGACCCCAGAACGGCTTCGACATGAGACCCGCGAGCCTTccacagaaagaaaaaaatcgCCTATCAAGTCTAGGTTGACGCTGCGAACCCGGGCACGTTCGGATTGTGATTCTTCTCAGGACCCTTCCGCCGAGCcacagagcagcagcagcagcaacaacagtaCAAGCCGCGTCTTCAGCCGTGCCAGTGTGTATCTGACGAGGATAAAACAAAAACCTCAAAGTGTGTTTTCTAGAACATCGTCCCCACTCTCACTTCCCGCGCCATCTTCTGTCAAGAGTTCCGAATCAAGTGACTCTGATTCTGCCAGTGCTGCGACAGCCGCGCACAGCGTCAAGCCTGTCCCGGCCAAAACCACCCTTGCCCCGTCAAACCTCCCCAGATCTGCTGCTCTTGCCACCAACAATGCTTTTGCCCATGTCGAAGCAGCACCATCTCGCAGCTCTTCCCACCGGACTTCGTCACTAGAGTCGGATCTGGACACGGAAACCACTGCGACAACCAGCGCCTCCTCCGAAATTGCTTCTCAGGGCACAGCagacaccaacatcaccatgcCACATCCGACATCCCGTGACCCTCTTTGGGGCACCTTCCGAACGCTAGATGGCGAGTTTGCCCGGTTCGCGGCGAGGCCTACCACCTCGACGCGAATGGACGTTGTGCGAGGTGTGCTGATGCCATTCTTGAAAAGTACCTCGCACCACCCTTCCAATTCGAGCAGATCGGTGTTGAGTTCCGAGGATTTTGACCGGCGAGCCACAGTTTTGAACAAGTGGTGGAATGGTCTCTTGTCGATGCTGGATGCCGGGCATTCGAGGCTGTTGGCGGGAGGATACGGGCTTGCTCCAGGCATCGCTGCGCTTGGCGTCCAGTTTCCAGTATTGCAGCCGGTTGCTGGTGTCGACAGGCCTACTCTGCTCGAGGCGGCCACCATGATCATGATGCGGCCAGAGTGGAGGACGTGTACCAGCCAGTTTCAGCCTTTGGCTGAGCGGTCTCCCGAAGAGAAGGTCCGGGCGAGGTCAAACACATCGTCCACCGTTGGCAGCGATGTGGATTCTCTGTTGACCGAGCCGGCTGAGCACAATGTGCGGACCATGTTTGTCAACAACTTGACGACACAGatggcgctggtggtggagaaaaTGTCGCTCCGGCACGCCCCTCTGAGCTTAGTCAACTGGTGCGGCAAGGCGTGTGCTTATGCGttcttcttcgtccccgGTGTCGCTGATGTTCTGGTGCGGCTTTGGGGTTTGAATGCCGACATTTTGCGAAGAGTCGCCGATGAGTTTGGTCTGCCGAGGCGGAGCAAGGGCGAGAGCGAGGATATTGTCGCGCTCTACCCCGAGCATCTGCACAAGCTGGGATGGTCGTCTGTCAAGACACTGGGCGACAAGCTGCGGCTTGCGGCTAAGCTGCCACTGATGCCAGCCAAGATCCCCTGGCACGGCCCTTGGGTGTCGAGATGGCGTGGTGGTGAGACGGATCTGTTTTTCATCTTTTGCAAGTACTTCCACGTGCTTTCTGAGCAGTTTGTTTTTGAGGGACTCCCGCTGGTCGAAAAGGCGCGGTCACCTGCCTTTGTCCTGGTCCACGCTCAAATCTTGTCGGTGTTGGATAGCACCATTCACCGACAGGCCTCGATCGATGCCATGCTGGGCCCTCCGATTTCTGACAGCATTCACGGCGCGGATGCTACTTTGACCGGCATCTCCGTGCCCAGCAATGTTCTGAAAGGGATGGATGAAAACCGGCTCATTGTCCTGCTCAAGGATGTGCTCTCAAAAGGCTCTGTTGGAGTGAATCACGAGATTAAGCATACCTTTGCCGAGGCTTTTGCTGCCATCTCGAAGGCGGCAGCGAAGAGGACACCACGATTCGACCAAGCTTCATGTTTCATGCTGTGCGATTTTctggaggagatgctggTCACGCTGGATACATTCCAGAATACGGTGAACGGCAGCCCTGCAGGATCCCCGGCCGAAGAGATTGGCCAGCCGCGGTACCTGGAATTTGGCAGCACCGCCCCCTTTGTCAACTACATTGACTGGCCTTTCTGGCTCGAGGTGGGCAAGATGATGGCCGagtccaacaacaccatgtcTGAGATTAGGGTCCTCTCATTCCTCTACTCGGTGTGGGACGCCATCACTTCTGATCCGGCGCGCAAGGAGGCCGTGTGCACGGAGTGGCTGTTGACGGAGGAGTTCTTTGCCAAATTCTTCAACCATTGGTGCCCCATGGTTCGTGCTTACTACATGCGCCTGCTCTGCTGGCGGATCTGCAGGGACTCGGGCAGCGCCAGTGAGGTCAACAG CAAAATATTCCTGACTGTGTCGCAGCGGCTCAAGACTCTTTGGGCTCATTACCTTTGGCTCAAGGCTGATGCCGACATGAGGGGCAAGGTCCAGCCTTCTACGGCCCCTGCTCATCCCACGCCTGGCAAGCGGTTCTTGATCATTCGAACCGAGGTGCAGCCGCCACAGCCGTCCATGAAGCTCGGTTTCGACTCgttttccagctccttccCAGGGTCAGACCAGCTCGTGGATTATGCTGGTACGTTCGGGATCAACGGCGGAGATACCGTTGGTGGCATcaaggatgatggggatgtgtCATCCTTCAAGAAGCGGCTGTCAATGTTGGGCAAGGTACTGCCATTCAGCTCGCAAAATGGTCGGGCCGTGGATCCCAAGCGCGCTTgggacgaggagctggaacAAGCTCGCCGCGAGACAGCTGCTGCGCGGATGGGACCTCGCCAGGgacctccaccgccgccaaagaGACCTGGCCACCATGCCACCTTGTCTACCGACTCCATATCTACTACAGGTTCTGCGCCCGTCTACGAGGCCACCACCTATGTCTTTCGCTTTGCGCTCACATGGCAAACTGGACCGGGGGGGCAGCCAATGCCACTCGGTCCTACAAGAGACCGGATTCTGACCCGCCCTCGACTCCCTGCGCCTGCTCAGGCGAGAGTCAGCGCTCGCTCGGCGGCGATCAACGACGTGGGTAACTTTCAGAACGGCAGCCTTGTCTATCACAGCGATAGCCCGCCTCCCGTTTCTCCCGGCCTGCCACCCGACACTAGGCGTGTGAGCGGTGCTTTGCAAACTGGTCTTATCAGTGAGGCTCGCAATGCTCGGCCATTGTCCATAGTGGAGGATACACCACGAAAGTCGATGGAGAGCTCCAAACGCCGGTACTCCCTCAGCATCAACGTCACAGCGGTTTCCTCGGACAGTGAGGATGAGAGATACAACAGGCCGTCTCCTCTTCGTCACATGAGCTTTGACGGCTACGAACGTGGTCCTTCGGTTGACATGATCAGGATGGCTCGGCCGCCCGCGCCAGCAATTCGTGCCGAGAAGCCCCTCGGCCCTTATGCCTCAGGGGCTGTGTACACAGGCCGAGCCCTCGCCGAGTGGGCGATCGTCATCAACGAATGCAACAGCTTTGTGGACCGCCGCCGGGACGAGGGCGTGCTCGGGTTGGCCGAGGTTGAGATTCCTATTCTTGGGGTCGATGGACTCGGGATGCGGCAGCGGGGTTAG
- a CDS encoding uncharacterized protein (EggNog:ENOG503PWPU), with protein sequence MQQAQLAEQQPQQLAQIQAALEAQLLDGIPILGPLLSGLLGSLTGGGGGGGGLLGGLPIVGGLVGGGGGGAALPLPLPLSSTPAPTGASFPTVQATPQDAAAAIQKRSAAYAQSVANYYAALNSQINQEALTQLLTDFQDNLENIKHAMAEAADKTPEEKAEAVRAPLEQLDADLKVGVSRLVLPSVSGLNGLPLVGQATTGVLSGRPGGPIGIVSGILKLVTDLLTSLLSSGPVGGGGLGGFIGGGGLLNEVIGGTGIGGTVGGLIFNSPISGLLQSILGTVGSVLPGLNSIIPVQF encoded by the exons ATGCAGCAGGCCCAGCTTgctgagcagcagcctcagcagtTGGCTCAGATCCAGGCCGCCCTCGAGGCCCAGCTCCTTGACGGCATCCCGATCCTCGGACCCCTCCTTAGCGGCCTTCTCGGTAGTCTTaccggcggtggcggcggtggtg GCGGTCTCCTCGGCGGTCTCCCCATCGTCGGCGGTctcgtcggtggtggtggcggcggtgccgctctcccgctccccctccctctctcttccacccccgCTCCCACTGGGGCTTCTTTCCCCACTGTCCAGGCTACTCCCCAGGACGCCGCCGCTGCCATACAGAAGCGCAGCGCCGCCTATGCCCAGAGCGTGGCCAACTACTACGCTGCCCTCAACAGCCAGATCAACCAGGAGGCTCTCACCCAGCTGTTGACCGACTTCCAGGACAACCTCGAGAATATCA AGCACGCCATGGCTGAGGCTGCCGACAAGAcgcccgaggagaaggccgaggccgtCCGCGCCCCCCTCGAGCAGCTCGACGCGGATCTCAAGGTCGGTGTTTCCCGTCTCGTCCTCCCCAGTGTTTCCGGTTTGAATGGTCTCCCCCTCGTCGGTCAAGCCACCACCGGAGTCCTTAGTGGTAGGCCCGGCGGCCCCATTGGAATCGTCTCTGGCATCCTGAAGCTGGTCACTGACCTCCTCACCAGTCTTCTGTCTAGTGGCCcggtcggcggcggcggtctcGGCGGGTTCattggtggcggcggtctcCTCAACGAGGTGATTGGGGGCACCGGGATTGGCGGGACCGTCGGCGGtctcatcttcaacagccCCATCAGCGGTCTGCTCCAGAGCATCCTCGGCACTGTCGGAAGTGTCCTCCCTGGTTTGAACAGCATCATTCCGGTGCagttttga